Proteins found in one Larimichthys crocea isolate SSNF chromosome I, L_crocea_2.0, whole genome shotgun sequence genomic segment:
- the LOC109141288 gene encoding short coiled-coil protein B isoform X2, giving the protein MSSDDGDMENQAELEEKTRLINQVLELQHTLEDLSARVDAVKEENLKLKSENQVLGQYIENLMSASSVFQTTDTKSKRK; this is encoded by the exons ATGAGCTCGGATGATG GTGACATGGAGAACCAGGCTGAGCTGGAAGAGAAGACGAGGCTCATCAACCAAGTGTTGGAGCTGCAGCATACTTTAGAGG ACCTGTCTGCCAGAGTGGATGCTGTCAAAGAGGAGAACCTGAAGCTGAAGTCAGAGAACCAGGTCCTGGGTCAGTACATCGAGAACCTCATGTCTGCCTCCAGTGTCTTCCAGACCACCGACACCAAGAGCAAACGAAAGTAA
- the LOC109141288 gene encoding short coiled-coil protein B isoform X1 has product MSSDDGDMENQAELEEKTRLINQVLELQHTLEDLSARVDAVKEENLKLKSENQVLGQYIENLMSASSVFQTTDTKSKRKVKGARKDK; this is encoded by the exons ATGAGCTCGGATGATG GTGACATGGAGAACCAGGCTGAGCTGGAAGAGAAGACGAGGCTCATCAACCAAGTGTTGGAGCTGCAGCATACTTTAGAGG ACCTGTCTGCCAGAGTGGATGCTGTCAAAGAGGAGAACCTGAAGCTGAAGTCAGAGAACCAGGTCCTGGGTCAGTACATCGAGAACCTCATGTCTGCCTCCAGTGTCTTCCAGACCACCGACACCAAGAGCAAACGAAA
- the mgst2 gene encoding microsomal glutathione S-transferase 2: protein MQSLLCTRGKLNWTDSCSFNRAMGTDAPLLLAAVSLLSALQMGFLARRVGLSRIAHKVLPPSVTGPPEFERTFRAHQNCVECYPVFLVTLWSCGLFFSEVTAAVAGLVYIIARQIYANGYVKSTKKRLPGFYLTMAVFVTLSLLGLVGILHKILHKYFKIHL, encoded by the exons ATGCAAAGCTTACTTTGTACTAGAGGCAAACTGAACTGGACGGACAGCTGTAGTTTCAACAGAGCGATGGGAACCGATGCACCTTTATTGTTGGCTGCAGTGTCTCTTCTGTCAGCCCTTCAAATGG GCTTCTTGGCCCGGCGGGTTGGTTTGTCCAGGATAGCCCATAAGGTTCTGCCTCCCTCTGTCACTGGACCTCCAGAGTTTGAGAGAACTTTCCGCGCACA tcagAACTGTGTGGAGTGTTACCCTGTATTCTTGGTGACGCTGTGGAGCTGCGGTCTGTTCTTCAGTGAGGTGACTGCTGCAGTAGCAGGACTGGTGTACATAATTGCCCGACAGATATACGCCAACGGATATGTCAAGTCCACCAAGAAGAG GTTACCTGGGTTTTACCTAACTATGGCTGTCTttgtcactctgtctctgctgggTTTGGTTGGAATACTGCATAAAATACTGCACAAGTACTTCAAGATCCACCTCTGA
- the setd7 gene encoding histone-lysine N-methyltransferase SETD7 isoform X2: MDSDDENIEEAVEGPLDDDGQPHGFCTVTYSSSDRFEGHFSHGEKNGKGKFFFFDGSTLEGFYVDDALHGQGMYTYEDGGVLHGTYVDGDLNGPAQEFDGEGRLVFKGQYKDNNRCGECWVYYPVCTVVRLGWRLCVWGGE; encoded by the exons aTGGACAGCGATGACGAGAACATAGAAGAGGCCGTGGAAG gtccaTTGGATGACGATGGTCAGCCGCATGGGTTCTGCACAGTGACTTACTCATCCAGCGATCGCTTTGAGGGACACTTCAGCCACGGAGAGAAGAATGGAAAGGGcaagttcttcttctttgatgGAAG CACCCTGGAGGGTTTCTATGTAGACGATGCTCTGCATGGTCAGGGGATGTATACATACGAAGATGGCGGTGTTCTCCATGGCACGTATGTGGACGGCGACCTCAACGGGCCCGCTCAGGAGTTTGATGGCGAGGGTCGCCTGGTGTTCAAGGGCCAGTACAAAGACAACAACCGGTGTGGGGAATGCTGGGTCTACTACCCT GTGTGTACTGTGGTGCGCCTAGGATGGAGGCTGTGTGTTTGGGGAGGTGAATGA
- the setd7 gene encoding histone-lysine N-methyltransferase SETD7 isoform X1: MDSDDENIEEAVEGPLDDDGQPHGFCTVTYSSSDRFEGHFSHGEKNGKGKFFFFDGSTLEGFYVDDALHGQGMYTYEDGGVLHGTYVDGDLNGPAQEFDGEGRLVFKGQYKDNNRCGECWVYYPDGGCVFGEVNEDGEMTGKSVAYIYPDRRTALCGSFVDGELIEARLGTLISNEGGRPRFEITPNSPVYSYDKSTSTCIATHTLLPDPYENQKVFVADSMIKGAGQGLFAKMDAETDTVMAFYNGVRITHSEVDSRDWALNGNTISLDEDTVIDVPQPFDQMERYCASLGHKANHSFTPNCKYDPFVHPRFGSIKCVRTLRPVQKDEELMVAYGYDHKPTGKNGPEAPDWYKQELEEFQQRQAAPTGQ, encoded by the exons aTGGACAGCGATGACGAGAACATAGAAGAGGCCGTGGAAG gtccaTTGGATGACGATGGTCAGCCGCATGGGTTCTGCACAGTGACTTACTCATCCAGCGATCGCTTTGAGGGACACTTCAGCCACGGAGAGAAGAATGGAAAGGGcaagttcttcttctttgatgGAAG CACCCTGGAGGGTTTCTATGTAGACGATGCTCTGCATGGTCAGGGGATGTATACATACGAAGATGGCGGTGTTCTCCATGGCACGTATGTGGACGGCGACCTCAACGGGCCCGCTCAGGAGTTTGATGGCGAGGGTCGCCTGGTGTTCAAGGGCCAGTACAAAGACAACAACCGGTGTGGGGAATGCTGGGTCTACTACCCT GATGGAGGCTGTGTGTTTGGGGAGGTGAATGAGGACGGCGAGATGACTGGTAAATCTGTAGCATACATCTACCCCGATAGACGGACGGCTCTCTGTGGAAGCTTTGTGGATGGTGAGCTGATTGAGGCTCGCCTCGGCACCCTGATCTCCAATGAAGGTGGAAGACCACGCTTCGAAATCACACCCAACA GTCCTGTCTACTCGTATGACAAGTCCACTTCCACCTGTATCGCCACCCACACTCTGCTTCCTGATCCCTACGAGAACCAAAA ggtgTTTGTGGCAGACTCTATGATCAAAGGAGCAGGACAGGGTCTGTTTGCCAAGATGGATGCTGAGACCGACACTGTGATGGCTTTTTACAATGGAGTACGCATCACACACTCTGAG GTGGACAGCCGGGACTGGGCTCTGAACGGGAACACCATCTCACTGGATGAAGATACAGTGATTGACGTTCCTCAGCCGTTTGACCAGATGGAGAGATACTGCGCCTCTCTGGGTCACAAGGCAAACCACTCCTTCACCCCCAACTGCAAATATGACCC GTTTGTCCACCCTCGTTTTGGGTCTATCAAGTGTGTCCGAACCCTGAGGCCTGTGCAGAAAGACGAGGAGCTAATGGTCGCTTATGGTTACGATCACAAGCCAACAGGAAAGAACGGCCCCGAGGCTCCTGATTGGTACaaacaggagctggaggagttCCAGCAGAGACAAGCGGCTCCCACCGGCCAATAA